The following are encoded together in the Vigna unguiculata cultivar IT97K-499-35 chromosome 2, ASM411807v1, whole genome shotgun sequence genome:
- the LOC114173805 gene encoding protein TWIN LOV 1 isoform X2, translated as MLMDLCAQIQRSFDQLYTCHARHSLDELPDSFTITDPHIPGHPIVFASPGFLKLTGYARCEVLGQTAAVFQGPGTSRRSVMEIREAVREERTAQVVLLNYRKDGTPFWMLFRVSPVFSGDGGAVVHFVAVQVPLHKKDGSGVRDFGFGCCRKEVCTDSLSELGRVCSVEQVLERDVIELESEEPCEASEEEMRSAVTAMDNIFSVLTHFSEATGRLVCRKRTNPHLPDMPIVYASDAFLELTGYGRNEVLGRNCRFLGGTDTDTSTLYLIKESIKAEQPCTVRILNYRKDESSFWNFLHISPVRDASGKVAYFVGVQIEESNKNDDRQCLSPEKRQLSVVGVVKVAVRSLSMSAGSSKS; from the exons ATGCTGATGGACCTGTGTGCCCAAATCCAGAGATCATTCGACCAACTTTACACGTGCCACGCGCGCCACTCGCTCGACGAATTGCCTGACAGCTTCACCATCACCGACCCCCACATCCCGGGCCACCCTATCGTTTTCGCAAGCCCGGGCTTCCTCAAGCTCACGGGCTACGCGCGCTGCGAGGTCCTCGGACAGACCGCCGCCGTCTTCCAGGGCCCGGGCACTTCCCGGAGGTCCGTCATGGAAATCCGCGAGGCCGTCCGAGAGGAGCGCACCGCGCAGGTCGTTTTGCTCAACTACCGCAAGGACGGCACGCCGTTTTGGATGCTATTTCGCGTCTCTCCCGTGTTCAGCGGCGACGGCGGCGCCGTCGTTCACTTCGTCGCTGTTCAGGTCCCGCTTCACAAAAAGGACGGCTCCGGCGTCAGGGATTTCGGCTTCGGGTGCTGCCGGAAGGAAGTGTGCACTGATTCGTTATCGGAGCTTGGTCGCGTGTGTTCCGTGGAGCAAGTGTTGGAACGTGATGTCATTG AATTGGAGAGTGAAGAACCGTGTGAGGCAAGTGAGGAGGAGATGCGAAGTGCCGTCACTGCCATGGACAATATCTTCTCCGTGCTAACCCATTTTAGTGAGGCGACTGGCAGATTAGTGTGTAGAAAGAG AACTAATCCCCATTTACCGGACATGCCTATTGTTTATGCCAGTGATGCCTTCTTGGAATTGACAG GTTATGGAAGAAATGAAGTTTTGGGTCGCAACTGTAGGTTTTTAGGTGGAACAGATACTGATACCTCTACTTTATATCTG ATAAAGGAAAGCATTAAAGCTGAACAACCATGCACAGTACGTATTTTGAATTACAG GAAGGACGAAAGTTCATTTTGGAATTTTCTTCATATCTCACCCGTTCGTGATGCTTCTGGCAAG GTTGCATATTTTGTGGGAGTTCAAATAGAAGAGAGCAATAAAAATGACGATAGACAGTGTTTGAGTCCAGAGAAAAGGCAGCTTAGTGTGGTTGGTGTAGTCAAGGTTGCAGTGAGGAGTTTATCAATGAGTGCGGGATCTTCGAAGTCGTAG
- the LOC114173805 gene encoding protein TWIN LOV 1 isoform X1 yields the protein MLMDLCAQIQRSFDQLYTCHARHSLDELPDSFTITDPHIPGHPIVFASPGFLKLTGYARCEVLGQTAAVFQGPGTSRRSVMEIREAVREERTAQVVLLNYRKDGTPFWMLFRVSPVFSGDGGAVVHFVAVQVPLHKKDGSGVRDFGFGCCRKEVCTDSLSELGRVCSVEQVLERDVIELESEEPCEASEEEMRSAVTAMDNIFSVLTHFSEATGRLVCRKRCSIPDVGLLSTSLIISLGRIKQSFVLTNPHLPDMPIVYASDAFLELTGYGRNEVLGRNCRFLGGTDTDTSTLYLIKESIKAEQPCTVRILNYRKDESSFWNFLHISPVRDASGKVAYFVGVQIEESNKNDDRQCLSPEKRQLSVVGVVKVAVRSLSMSAGSSKS from the exons ATGCTGATGGACCTGTGTGCCCAAATCCAGAGATCATTCGACCAACTTTACACGTGCCACGCGCGCCACTCGCTCGACGAATTGCCTGACAGCTTCACCATCACCGACCCCCACATCCCGGGCCACCCTATCGTTTTCGCAAGCCCGGGCTTCCTCAAGCTCACGGGCTACGCGCGCTGCGAGGTCCTCGGACAGACCGCCGCCGTCTTCCAGGGCCCGGGCACTTCCCGGAGGTCCGTCATGGAAATCCGCGAGGCCGTCCGAGAGGAGCGCACCGCGCAGGTCGTTTTGCTCAACTACCGCAAGGACGGCACGCCGTTTTGGATGCTATTTCGCGTCTCTCCCGTGTTCAGCGGCGACGGCGGCGCCGTCGTTCACTTCGTCGCTGTTCAGGTCCCGCTTCACAAAAAGGACGGCTCCGGCGTCAGGGATTTCGGCTTCGGGTGCTGCCGGAAGGAAGTGTGCACTGATTCGTTATCGGAGCTTGGTCGCGTGTGTTCCGTGGAGCAAGTGTTGGAACGTGATGTCATTG AATTGGAGAGTGAAGAACCGTGTGAGGCAAGTGAGGAGGAGATGCGAAGTGCCGTCACTGCCATGGACAATATCTTCTCCGTGCTAACCCATTTTAGTGAGGCGACTGGCAGATTAGTGTGTAGAAAGAGGTGCAGCATTCCTGACGTGGGTCTTTTAAGCACATCCTTGATTATTTCTCTTGGTAGAATCAAACAAAGCTTTGTATT AACTAATCCCCATTTACCGGACATGCCTATTGTTTATGCCAGTGATGCCTTCTTGGAATTGACAG GTTATGGAAGAAATGAAGTTTTGGGTCGCAACTGTAGGTTTTTAGGTGGAACAGATACTGATACCTCTACTTTATATCTG ATAAAGGAAAGCATTAAAGCTGAACAACCATGCACAGTACGTATTTTGAATTACAG GAAGGACGAAAGTTCATTTTGGAATTTTCTTCATATCTCACCCGTTCGTGATGCTTCTGGCAAG GTTGCATATTTTGTGGGAGTTCAAATAGAAGAGAGCAATAAAAATGACGATAGACAGTGTTTGAGTCCAGAGAAAAGGCAGCTTAGTGTGGTTGGTGTAGTCAAGGTTGCAGTGAGGAGTTTATCAATGAGTGCGGGATCTTCGAAGTCGTAG
- the LOC114173805 gene encoding protein TWIN LOV 1 isoform X3, translating to MLMDLCAQIQRSFDQLYTCHARHSLDELPDSFTITDPHIPGHPIVFASPGFLKLTGYARCEVLGQTAAVFQGPGTSRRSVMEIREAVREERTAQVVLLNYRKDGTPFWMLFRVSPVFSGDGGAVVHFVAVQVPLHKKDGSGVRDFGFGCCRKEVCTDSLSELGRVCSVEQVLERDVIELESEEPCEASEEEMRSAVTAMDNIFSVLTHFSEATGRLVCRKRCSIPDVGLLSTSLIISLGRIKQSFVLTNPHLPDMPIVYASDAFLELTGYGRNEVLGRNCRFLGGTDTDTSTLYLIKESIKAEQPCTEGRKFILEFSSYLTRS from the exons ATGCTGATGGACCTGTGTGCCCAAATCCAGAGATCATTCGACCAACTTTACACGTGCCACGCGCGCCACTCGCTCGACGAATTGCCTGACAGCTTCACCATCACCGACCCCCACATCCCGGGCCACCCTATCGTTTTCGCAAGCCCGGGCTTCCTCAAGCTCACGGGCTACGCGCGCTGCGAGGTCCTCGGACAGACCGCCGCCGTCTTCCAGGGCCCGGGCACTTCCCGGAGGTCCGTCATGGAAATCCGCGAGGCCGTCCGAGAGGAGCGCACCGCGCAGGTCGTTTTGCTCAACTACCGCAAGGACGGCACGCCGTTTTGGATGCTATTTCGCGTCTCTCCCGTGTTCAGCGGCGACGGCGGCGCCGTCGTTCACTTCGTCGCTGTTCAGGTCCCGCTTCACAAAAAGGACGGCTCCGGCGTCAGGGATTTCGGCTTCGGGTGCTGCCGGAAGGAAGTGTGCACTGATTCGTTATCGGAGCTTGGTCGCGTGTGTTCCGTGGAGCAAGTGTTGGAACGTGATGTCATTG AATTGGAGAGTGAAGAACCGTGTGAGGCAAGTGAGGAGGAGATGCGAAGTGCCGTCACTGCCATGGACAATATCTTCTCCGTGCTAACCCATTTTAGTGAGGCGACTGGCAGATTAGTGTGTAGAAAGAGGTGCAGCATTCCTGACGTGGGTCTTTTAAGCACATCCTTGATTATTTCTCTTGGTAGAATCAAACAAAGCTTTGTATT AACTAATCCCCATTTACCGGACATGCCTATTGTTTATGCCAGTGATGCCTTCTTGGAATTGACAG GTTATGGAAGAAATGAAGTTTTGGGTCGCAACTGTAGGTTTTTAGGTGGAACAGATACTGATACCTCTACTTTATATCTG ATAAAGGAAAGCATTAAAGCTGAACAACCATGCACA GAAGGACGAAAGTTCATTTTGGAATTTTCTTCATATCTCACCCGTTCGTGA
- the LOC114166257 gene encoding aldehyde oxidase GLOX: MAFKIKNLPSFFLLLLVQSMFFEVVISIENGINSTGGHWVELQRSIGISAMHMQVMYDNKVVIFDRTDFGPSNISLSHHRCRFNPHDLALKLDCTAHSVLYDLSHNTLRPLTLRTDAWCSSGALTPDGSLLQTGGFNDGYTTLRSFTPCPQHNTCDWRELRNHSLSNSRWYSSNQILPSGKIIVVGGRNSFTYEFVPKNDVASSSFHYLPFLKHTRDPNRGEENNLYPFLHLLPDGNLFIFANRNSILFDYTTNKVLRNFPTIPGQEKRNYPSTASSVLLPLNLTALNGTRLPDAEIMICGGAYPGAFSLANTLKIFLEASRTCGRLRVTDSNPVWVMETMPTPRVMPDMVLLPNGNVIILNGAMNGTAGWENAANPVLHPVLYRPGLVDQFQRFQLLAPASTPRMYHSSAVLVPDGRVLVGGSNPHRVYDFRANPYPTELSLDAYYPEYLGTEFDSLRPSIVAVEASNNTASYGRAFAVNFLLREYRVGGVGVTLVAPSFTTHSFAMNQRLLVLEVVGIQQVAPSGYKVVARAPPSLAVAPPGFYMLFIVHAGVPSAAVWVQVK; the protein is encoded by the coding sequence ATGGCTTTCAAGATCAAGAACCTCccatctttctttcttcttcttcttgttcaaAGCATGTTCTTTGAGGTGGTAATCAGCATTGAAAATGGTATAAACAGCACCGGAGGGCACTGGGTGGAGCTGCAGCGCAGCATAGGCATCTCCGCCATGCACATGCAAGTAATGTACGACAACAAGGTCGTAATCTTCGACCGCACCGACTTCGGCCCCTCCAACATCTCCCTCTCCCACCACCGCTGCCGCTTCAACCCCCACGACCTCGCCCTCAAGCTCGACTGCACCGCCCACTCCGTCCTCTACGACCTCTCCCACAACACCCTCCGCCCACTCACCCTCCGCACCGACGCCTGGTGCTCCTCCGGAGCTCTCACCCCCGACGGCTCCCTCCTCCAGACTGGCGGCTTCAACGACGGCTACACCACCCTCCGCTCCTTCACCCCCTGCCCCCAACACAACACCTGCGACTGGCGCGAACTTCGGAACCACAGCCTCTCCAACAGCCGCTGGTACTCCTCCAACCAAATCCTTCCCTCGGGGAAAATCATCGTCGTCGGTGGCCGCAACTCCTTCACCTACGAATTCGTCCCCAAAAACGACGTCGCCTCCTCCTCCTTCCACTACCTCCCCTTCTTGAAACACACGCGTGACCCCAACCGCGGCGAGGAGAACAATCTTTACCCCTTCTTGCACCTCTTACCAGACGGAAACCTCTTCATCTTCGCCAACCGCAACTCCATCCTCTTCGACTATACCACCAACAAGGTCCTCCGCAACTTCCCCACCATCCCCGgccaagaaaaaagaaactacCCCAGCACAGCCTCCTCCGTCCTCCTCCCGTTAAACCTAACGGCGCTCAACGGAACGCGTTTGCCAGACGCCGAAATTATGATATGCGGCGGGGCCTACCCCGGCGCGTTTAGCTTGGCCAACACGTTGAAGATCTTTCTAGAAGCTTCCAGAACGTGCGGGAGGTTGAGGGTGACGGATTCGAACCCTGTATGGGTCATGGAAACCATGCCCACCCCGAGGGTTATGCCTGACATGGTTTTGCTTCCCAATGGGAATGTCATTATCTTGAACGGTGCAATGAATGGGACCGCCGGGTGGGAGAACGCCGCCAACCCGGTTTTGCATCCGGTTTTGTATAGACCCGGTTTGGTTGACCAGTTTCAGAGGTTTCAGTTACTGGCGCCGGCGAGTACTCCGAGGATGTATCACTCGTCCGCTGTGTTGGTGCCAGATGGCAGGGTTTTAGTGGGAGGGAGCAACCCGCATAGGGTTTATGATTTTCGGGCAAACCCGTACCCGACGGAGTTGAGTTTGGATGCGTATTACCCGGAGTATTTGGGGACCGAGTTTGACTCGCTGCGGCCGTCGATAGTTGCTGTTGAGGCTTCGAACAATACGGCGTCGTATGGGAGGGCGTTTGCGGTGAATTTTTTGCTACGGGAGTACCGTGTGGGAGGGGTGGGCGTGACGCTGGTGGCGCCGTCATTTACCACGCACTCGTTTGCAATGAACCAGAGGTTGCTTGTGCTGGAGGTGGTGGGGATTCAGCAGGTGGCGCCGTCAGGGTACAAAGTGGTGGCGCGTGCGCCTCCCTCGCTGGCTGTGGCGCCGCCTGGGTTCTACATGCTTTTTATTGTGCACGCCGGAGTTCCAAGCGCTGCAGTTTGGGTTCAGGTGAAGTGa
- the LOC114171556 gene encoding protein NRT1/ PTR FAMILY 4.6: MELEAPQLTTWQGYVDWKNKPALRGRHGGMLAASFVLVAEILENLAFLANASNLVLYLKQHMHMSPSKSANNVTNFMGTAFLLALLGGFLSDAFFTTYRVYLISAVIEFMGLIVLTIQARDPMLKPPKCDRDSECEEVNGAKAAMLFVGLYLVALGVGGIKGSLPAHGGEQFDETTPSGRKQRSTFFNYFIFCLSCGALIAVTFVVWIEDNKGWQWGFAISTITIFLSIPVFLSGSPTYKNKIPSGSPLTTISKVLLAAVVNSCTYKKNSSSAVVNMASSPSNPHSEQETVKANTTTETPTQHLKFLNKAVTNSSLECSVEEVEDVKVVLKVLPIFACTIIFNCCLAQLSTFSVEQAASMNTKLGSLKVPPSSLPFFPVVFIMILAPIYDHIIIPYTRRATKSEMGITHLQRIGFGLVLSIVAMAVAALVEIKRKRVATESGQLDDPTKPLPITFLWIAFQYLFLGSADIFTLGGLMEYYFSEAPIRMRSLATSLSWASLAMGYYLSSVIVSVVNSVTGNGTHKPWLSGANFNHYHLHKFYWLMCVLSALNFLHYLFWATRYKYRGTSTSN; the protein is encoded by the exons ATG GAACTTGAAGCTCCCCAACTTACCACATGGCAAGGATATGTGGATTGGAAGAACAAACCTGCTCTCAGAGGACGCCATGGAGGCATGCTTGCAGCCTCCTTTGTTCTGG TGGCTGAGATATTGGAGAATCTGGCGTTTTTGGCGAATGCCAGCAACTTGGTTCTGTACCTGAAACAACATATGCACATGTCACCTTCAAAATCTGCTAACAATGTCACCAATTTCATGGGAACTGCTTTCCTTCTTGCCCTCCTTGGTGGTTTCTTATCCGATGCCTTTTTCACCACTTATCGTGTCTACCTGATAAGTGCAGTTATTGAGTTCATG GGTCTGATTGTTCTGACCATTCAAGCGCGTGATCCTATGTTAAAGCCACCAAAGTGTGACAGAGACAGTGAGTGTGAAGAAGTTAATGGTGCGAAAGCAGCAATGTTGTTTGTTGGGTTGTATCTGGTGGCTTTGGGGGTTGGAGGGATCAAAGGGTCACTACCAGCACATGGTGGTGAGCAATTTGATGAAACCACCCCTTCTGGGAGGAAGCAAAGATCAACTTTCTTCAACTACTTTATCTTCTGCCTCTCATGCGGTGCCCTCATTGCAGTTACTTTTGTTGTGTGGATTGAAGACAACAAAGGGTGGCAATGGGGTTTTGCCATTTCTACCATCACCATTTTTCTATCTATCCCAGTTTTTCTCTCTGGTTCACCCACTTACAAGAACAAGATCCCTTCTGGAAGTCCACTCACAACAATTTCAAAG GTTCTTCTTGCTGCTGTAGTGAATAGCTGCACGTACAAAAAAAACTCTAGCAGTGCTGTTGTTAACATGGCTTCTAGCCCTTCTAATCCACACTCAGAGCAAGAAACTGTaaaggcaaacacaacaactGAAACCCCAACACAACACCTCAAATTTCTCAACAAAGCAGTTACAAATTCATCACTGGAATGCAGTGTGGAAGAAGTAGAAGATGTGAAGGTAGTGTTGAAAGTACTACCCATATTTGCTTGTACAATCATTTTTAACTGTTGCCTGGCTCAGTTATCAACATTCTCTGTTGAACAAGCTGCATCCATGAACACAAAGCTTGGTTCCCTAAAGGTGCCACCTTCTTCATTACCCTTTTTCCCAGTTGTGTTCATCATGATCCTTGCACCAATTTATGACCACATCATCATCCCCTACACAAGGAGAGCCACGAAATCAGAAATGGGGATCACCCACCTTCAAAGGATAGGGTTTGGGTTAGTACTCTCTATAGTTGCCATGGCAGTGGCTGCTCTTgttgaaatcaaaaggaaaagggTAGCCACTGAGTCAGGGCAACTTGATGATCCAACAAAGCCACTACCTATCACATTCTTGTGGATTGCATTTCAGTACTTGTTCCTTGGATCTGCTGATATTTTCACCTTGGGTGGGTTGATGGAATATTACTTCTCAGAAGCACCAATAAGGATGAGATCATTGGCCACATCTCTTTCATGGGCCTCTTTGGCAATGGGGTATTACCTAAGTTCAGTGATTGTGTCTGTAGTAAACAGTGTCACTGGAAATGGCACCCACAAACCATGGCTTTCTGGTGCCAACTTTAACCACTATCACCTGCACAAGTTCTATTGGCTCATGTGTGTGCTAAGTGCCTTGAACTTCCTACATTACCTGTTCTGGGCCACTAGATACAAATATAGAGGGACAAGTACTAGTAATTAA